GGGCAAGAAAGTAGGTGTTTCTGCAAAAAGAACATTAAGAGAAAGGTATAAGCAAAATCATGAAAATGTTGCTAATCTTAACGTAGATGCTGTATTTTTAATTACGCTAGGAACAGATTTAAATCAAGATAAAATAAACTCCATCTTGCAAAAAGATAAATATTACATAATTGTTGCTAGTGAAATTTATAATACATCAGAGTTCATGCAACAAAATACAAGAATTCTTTCGTCTGAAGACTTAACTAGAAAAACATTGGAAGAAGTGTTATCAAAATGGTAGATGATATAGACTTTGGAGCAAACGATAAACAAATCACATTATTGTAAGACATAAATTCATAATATAGTATTACCCAAACTATTGAGTAAAATAATTGTGTTTTCTATCATTTGGCATAATCGAGAAGATTAAGCTATTTTAAGGAGATATGCAATGGAAGCGAGGGAGAATAACTTTAAGTCAATAGTTACCAATGAAAATCGCCTAGATATCCCATTTTTTCAAAGACATTATACTTGGAATGAAGAACATTGGGAAAGATTGTTTGATGATTTATACGATAGCTTTATAAATAATACTACTCATTTTGTTGGCTCTGTGATTTTAAAAAGAAATGGAGGCAATGATAATTTTGCTATAGTTATTGATGGGCAACAAAGACTTACGACTTTTTCTATCTTGCTAAAAGTCTTGCATGATAAAATTGATGAAAGCAAAAGAAAGCACTTTGAAAATTATCTATTTGAAACATATAAGGATGATAGCCCTAAAATAAATCACTCCAAAATGGACAGGGAAAATTACATTGACTTTTTGAAAGTGGATTTTCCAAAAATCCCCTTTGTAGAATCTAAAGGGCTATTTTTACAATTTAGTGCTTTGGGAAATAGTCTCATCACACTGCATTCGCTAAAAGAGCAGGATTTGCCACCTATTGGAGAGCCACTCTATAAAGATACTGCAAACAAGGATTTAAAAATCTCTAAAATCACTTATGCCAAAGACACAAAAGAGCTTTTTATAAACAAAAGCCTATATTTTGAAAAAGTAGAATCTAGCGTATGGGAGTATAAAATCGGAGGGTATCAAGTATTGGATAAATACCTAAAAAGCCATAAAGATGAAGCAATCGACTTTGAGTATTTTCAAAAGATTATCCAAACTTTGCATAAAAGCTTGGAGATTGAAAGAGAGATTGCAAAAATTAGCTTTATCTAAATTATAATTAAAATTTTAAATTAAGTTTTTACTATATATAATCGTCTGCAAATGTTTTCAAAAAATTATCCAAACTTTACATAAAAGCTTGGAGATTGAAAGAAAGATTACAAAAATTAGCTTTGTGTAAGTGGAGTTAATTATAAGGAACAAAAATGTATTTAGAGAAAATTATTATAAAAAATATATCTGCTATAAAAAATCTTGAATTTACTTCTAGTTTTACTAAAGAAGGGAATCCAAAGCCTATAGTGATTGTCGGTGAAAATGGGAGCGGTAAAACCACCTTGCTCTCAAACATTATAGATAGTTTTTATGAGATTGGTAGTGCATTATTTACCAATGTTGCTAGGATGGAAAATACTAGCAGAAATTTTTATAAAGTAAATGGCGAATTAAATCTTAGCTGCAATGAAAACAAAGGCTTTGCGATAATAAAATACAAAAGTAAGGCAATGCAAAATCCTATAGAATACATAGATTATATTAATTGCAACACCGATGATATTAAAGAGTTTTGCTCTCTTAATTTACAAACAGCCATTGGCAAAATAATTACTCAATTTTCTGAAAACAACATAGAAAACTTACAGAAAGAATGGCATACCCAAGCACATTATTATCAACCTGCAAATAGATATGAAGAACCTTTTTGGAAAAATCCAAATTTTAATATTAACTTTAAAGAAGAAAAACAATATAACAATGTATATAATAAAGAACTAGAAATCATAACTTCTTTTGAAAAAAATTATTCTTATATTATGGATATAGTTTTAGATAAATTAGCTGATAGCAAAGAAGCTAACAACATATTAAAT
This portion of the Helicobacter canadensis MIT 98-5491 genome encodes:
- a CDS encoding type ISP restriction/modification enzyme, with translation MEARENNFKSIVTNENRLDIPFFQRHYTWNEEHWERLFDDLYDSFINNTTHFVGSVILKRNGGNDNFAIVIDGQQRLTTFSILLKVLHDKIDESKRKHFENYLFETYKDDSPKINHSKMDRENYIDFLKVDFPKIPFVESKGLFLQFSALGNSLITLHSLKEQDLPPIGEPLYKDTANKDLKISKITYAKDTKELFINKSLYFEKVESSVWEYKIGGYQVLDKYLKSHKDEAIDFEYFQKIIQTLHKSLEIEREIAKISFI